In Ruminococcaceae bacterium R-25, one genomic interval encodes:
- a CDS encoding N-6 DNA methylase codes for MNKTAIKNFAIWARNKLIADVRYQAGLIGITEDGISNKLPQSVGMTEFYDIGTDTPYQITGDALKQRENLVRLLNNKTKESDYKTAYKYILEEVAYTWFNRLIAVRFMEVNDYLPGHIRVLSSESSGKLEPDIVSDPFSSNLVFNQQEVSLINEMKKNNDLDGLFKVLFVKTCNSLNSILPGLFEETADYTELLLNLSIIDQDGVVFRLIHDISEEDFDVDQGGQVEIIGWLYQYYNTEPKNDAFAKDVKTTKNEIPAVTQLFTPDWIVRYMVENSLGRLWIDGHPNNELKANWKYYLDEAEQEVEVHAHLVKIREEHANLTPEDIKIIDPCMGSGHILVYAFDVLMQIYESVGYSKRDAAVKILENNIYGLDIDDRAYQLAYFAVMMKARQYNRRILTDNVICHVYSIQESNGITAAVLQNMGVNLSEEERAKAKSQIMGLIEEFHDAKEYGSILNITTCNWNLLRRFAVTRNEIEKGQIALDMHGENEAAKRLKILIDIAEVMSQKYDITITNPPYMAPTPRQKEFVADYYPDSKTDLFAVFIEKCGNMLKSGGYQAMVTMQSWMFLLSLEALRGKILDHGLISLLRIGYNSFPEMNSQVAHACSFVLTNSCIHKYLATYYDLNTGKVTDNKDEVFISKRANNDCFYRKNDYFDNIPGRPIAFSLSPSIVATFSNKKMPYYADVITGMTTGDNAQFLRVWSEVNFNNILLAASKMQDVDLAVNYWFPYSKGGKRRNWYGNTDYIVNWSKKDKFNRSKTTLQHLYFKPALTWPFINTDKFSARYLPQGYLWDVAGSPCIFFEESNMYYALGFLCSVVARTILSVINPTINIQAVDIEKLPLIVDETSKGTVVNIVNNSISIAKEEWDSYELSWDYKNHPLLSGTTLGRLISDKYKEWEDECNERFNQLKTNEEELNRIFIDVYGLQGELSSAVDDKDITVRKADLKCDIKSLLSYAVGCMFGRYSLDVEGLAYAGGDWDDGKYQTFVPDKDNVIPITDEEYLEDDIVSRLVTWLKVVYGEDTLEENLDFIASALGNRGDSSRTIIRNYFLNDFFDDHCQTYSVTGSGKRPIYWLFDSGKQNGFKALIYLHRYNADTIGNLRVDYLHRIQRIYESEITRMQDTIDNSANNRDIAQATKRKEKLTKQLKECREYDEKIGHLALARIELDLDDGVKVNYKKLQTANDSLFYEVLANSKNIMVKEKKENH; via the coding sequence ATGAATAAAACAGCAATTAAAAACTTTGCTATTTGGGCAAGAAATAAACTCATAGCTGATGTCAGATATCAGGCGGGACTTATTGGAATTACCGAGGATGGCATTTCGAATAAACTTCCACAGTCTGTTGGTATGACAGAGTTTTATGATATTGGAACTGACACTCCATATCAGATTACCGGTGATGCTTTAAAGCAGCGCGAGAATCTTGTTCGTTTGCTGAATAATAAGACTAAAGAATCTGATTACAAAACTGCCTATAAATATATTCTTGAGGAAGTAGCTTACACATGGTTTAACAGACTTATTGCTGTAAGATTTATGGAAGTGAATGACTATCTTCCAGGTCATATCCGTGTTCTTTCATCTGAAAGTAGCGGAAAGCTTGAACCGGACATCGTGTCGGATCCTTTTAGTTCCAATCTTGTTTTTAATCAACAGGAAGTTTCTTTAATCAATGAGATGAAAAAGAATAACGACCTTGATGGATTATTCAAAGTATTATTCGTCAAGACATGTAATTCTTTAAATTCAATATTACCTGGATTGTTTGAAGAAACTGCTGATTATACTGAACTTCTGCTTAATTTATCAATTATAGACCAAGACGGAGTAGTATTTAGGCTCATTCATGATATTTCAGAAGAAGACTTTGATGTTGATCAGGGCGGTCAGGTTGAGATTATCGGATGGCTATACCAGTACTACAATACTGAACCGAAGAATGATGCATTTGCAAAGGATGTAAAAACAACAAAAAATGAAATACCTGCAGTAACACAGCTTTTTACTCCTGACTGGATTGTTCGTTATATGGTTGAGAATAGCCTAGGAAGGCTATGGATTGACGGGCATCCAAACAATGAGCTTAAAGCTAACTGGAAATATTATCTTGATGAAGCTGAACAGGAAGTAGAAGTTCATGCTCATCTTGTTAAAATACGTGAAGAACATGCGAATCTCACGCCGGAAGATATTAAAATAATAGATCCTTGTATGGGGAGCGGACATATACTTGTTTATGCATTCGATGTGCTTATGCAGATATATGAAAGTGTTGGATACAGCAAACGTGATGCCGCCGTTAAGATTCTTGAAAACAATATTTATGGTCTTGACATTGATGACAGAGCTTATCAGCTTGCTTATTTTGCTGTTATGATGAAAGCAAGACAGTATAACAGAAGAATTCTGACTGATAATGTTATATGTCATGTTTACTCTATTCAAGAGAGCAACGGAATTACTGCTGCTGTTCTTCAGAATATGGGGGTTAATCTTTCAGAAGAAGAACGCGCAAAAGCGAAATCTCAGATTATGGGTTTAATAGAAGAGTTCCACGATGCTAAGGAGTATGGTTCTATTCTTAATATCACTACTTGTAACTGGAATCTCCTTCGTAGATTTGCTGTTACGAGAAATGAAATTGAAAAAGGGCAAATAGCTCTCGATATGCATGGCGAAAACGAAGCTGCTAAACGACTTAAAATTTTAATCGATATAGCTGAAGTTATGTCACAAAAATACGACATAACCATAACTAATCCTCCTTATATGGCTCCTACGCCAAGGCAAAAAGAATTTGTAGCTGACTATTATCCTGATAGCAAGACAGATCTATTTGCTGTTTTCATCGAAAAATGCGGTAATATGCTTAAATCCGGGGGTTATCAGGCAATGGTAACTATGCAATCTTGGATGTTTTTATTAAGTCTCGAAGCTCTCAGAGGTAAAATCTTAGACCATGGTCTTATCAGTTTATTGCGAATTGGCTATAACAGCTTCCCTGAGATGAATTCACAAGTTGCACATGCCTGCTCATTTGTTTTAACAAACAGCTGTATTCATAAATATCTTGCTACATATTATGACTTGAATACCGGTAAAGTTACAGATAATAAGGATGAAGTTTTTATTTCTAAACGAGCTAATAACGATTGTTTTTATAGAAAAAATGATTACTTCGATAACATTCCTGGGCGACCAATCGCGTTTTCTTTAAGCCCAAGTATTGTTGCTACTTTTTCTAATAAGAAAATGCCTTATTATGCAGATGTTATTACAGGAATGACAACTGGAGATAATGCGCAGTTTCTAAGAGTTTGGTCAGAGGTTAATTTTAACAATATTCTTCTTGCTGCCTCTAAAATGCAAGATGTAGATTTGGCTGTTAATTATTGGTTTCCATATAGCAAAGGCGGAAAAAGACGTAATTGGTATGGTAATACAGACTATATTGTTAATTGGAGTAAAAAAGATAAATTTAATAGGTCAAAAACCACATTACAACACTTGTATTTTAAACCAGCGCTAACATGGCCTTTCATTAATACTGATAAGTTTTCAGCGCGCTATTTGCCGCAAGGCTATCTTTGGGATGTAGCAGGTTCCCCTTGTATTTTCTTTGAGGAATCTAATATGTATTATGCTCTTGGTTTTTTATGTTCAGTGGTGGCCAGAACAATTCTTTCAGTTATTAACCCGACAATAAACATACAAGCTGTTGATATTGAGAAGCTTCCTTTAATTGTAGATGAGACATCAAAAGGAACCGTTGTGAATATAGTTAATAACAGTATTTCAATTGCTAAGGAGGAATGGGATTCATACGAATTATCTTGGGATTATAAAAATCATCCACTACTATCAGGAACTACTTTAGGAAGGCTCATCTCCGATAAATACAAAGAATGGGAAGATGAGTGCAATGAACGATTTAATCAGCTCAAAACCAATGAAGAAGAACTTAACCGCATCTTTATTGATGTCTATGGACTTCAGGGTGAATTGTCATCAGCAGTTGATGATAAGGATATAACTGTCCGTAAAGCTGATCTAAAGTGTGATATCAAGAGCCTTTTGTCATACGCAGTTGGTTGCATGTTTGGTCGTTATTCTCTTGATGTTGAAGGACTTGCTTATGCTGGTGGAGATTGGGACGATGGTAAATATCAGACTTTTGTCCCTGATAAAGACAATGTAATTCCTATCACTGACGAAGAATACCTTGAAGATGATATCGTTTCCCGACTTGTTACTTGGCTTAAGGTTGTTTATGGCGAAGATACTCTTGAAGAGAATCTTGATTTTATCGCGAGTGCACTTGGAAATAGAGGTGATTCCAGCAGAACTATCATAAGAAATTACTTTTTGAATGACTTCTTTGATGATCATTGTCAAACTTATTCAGTAACAGGATCTGGTAAGAGACCTATATATTGGCTTTTTGATTCCGGTAAGCAAAACGGATTTAAGGCGCTTATATATTTACATAGATATAACGCTGACACTATTGGTAACTTGCGTGTCGATTATTTGCATCGTATTCAGCGCATATACGAGAGCGAAATCACGCGCATGCAGGACACCATCGATAACAGTGCCAATAATCGCGATATTGCTCAAGCGACGAAACGCAAAGAGAAGCTAACAAAGCAACTCAAGGAGTGTCGTGAGTATGATGAGAAGATAGGTCATTTGGCCTTGGCTCGTATTGAGCTTGATCTCGATGACGGTGTTAAGGTTAACTACAAAAAACTTCAAACTGCAAATGATAGCTTGTTCTATGAAGTACTTGCAAATTCTAAAAATATTATGGTTAAGGAGAAAAAAGAAAACCATTGA